One Serinus canaria isolate serCan28SL12 chromosome Z, serCan2020, whole genome shotgun sequence DNA window includes the following coding sequences:
- the ZBTB5 gene encoding zinc finger and BTB domain-containing protein 5, producing MDFPGHFEQVFQQLNYQRLHGQLCDCVIVVGNRHFKAHRSVLAACSTHFRALFTVAEGDQSMNMIQLDSEVVTAEAFAALIDMMYTSTLMLGESNVMDVLLAASHLHLNSVVKACKHYLTTRTLPLSPPSERAQEQSARLQRSFMLQQLGLSIVSSALGSAQGAEEPAGAVGAALRGGLEQRAAFPMRRLHKRKQSSEERARQRARPALDEPGADGAAESGQPVGHSREDFFSPDSLKMVDNSKADAVADNQEDNTIMFDQSFGAQEDAQVPSQSDNGGGNISQMSMASQATQVETSFDQEAAAEKSNFPCENPEVSLNEKEHMRVVVKSEPLSSPEPQDEVSDVTSQAEGSESVEVEGGVVSAEKIELSPESSDRSFSDPQSSTDRVGDIHIMEVSNNLEHKSSFSISNFLTKSRGGGFGASQNNDDNIPNTTSDCRMDSDAPYLMSPESGPAGGHSSAAVSHVENPFSEPTDSHFVRPMQDVMGLPCVQTSGYRAAEQFGMDFPRSGLGLHSLSRAMMGSVRGGAGGFPGYRRIAPKMPVVTSVRGSQLQESSPGSQLMLNGSASFESGHLSQPGPPQLTRASADVLSKCKKALSEHNVLVVEGARKYACKICCKTFLTLTDCKKHIRVHTGEKPYACLKCGKRFSQSSHLYKHSKTTCLRWQSSNLPSSLL from the coding sequence ATGGATTTCCCGGGGCACTTTGAGCAGGTCTTCCAGCAGCTCAACTACCAGCGGCTGCACGGGCAGCTGTGCGACTGTGTCATCGTGGTGGGCAACCGGCACTTCAAGGCGCACCGCTCGGTGCTGGCCGCCTGCAGCACGCACTTCCGCGCGCTCTTCACCGTGGCCGAGGGCGACCAGAGCATGAACATGATCCAGCTGGACAGCGAGGTGGTGACGGCCGAGGCCTTCGCCGCGCTCATCGACATGATGTACACCTCCACGCTCATGCTGGGCGAGAGCAACGTGATGGACGTGCTGCTGGCCGCCTCCCACCTGCACCTCAACTCCGTGGTCAAGGCCTGCAAGCACTACCTGACGACGCGGACGCTGCCGCTGTCGCCGCCGAGCGAGCGCGCGCAGGAGCAGAGCGCGCGGCTGCAGCGCTCCttcatgctgcagcagctggggctcagcatCGTCAGCTCGGCGCTGGGCTCGGCGCAGGGCGCCGAGGAGCCGGCGGGCGCCGTGGGCGCGGCGCTGCGCGGCGGGCTGGAGCAGCGCGCCGCCTTCCCCATGCGCCGCCTGCACAAGCGCAAGCAGTCCTCCGAGGAGCGCGCCCGCCAGCGCGCCCGGCCCGCCCTGGACGAGCCCGGAGCCGACGGCGCCGCCGAGAGCGGGCAGCCCGTGGGCCACTCGCGCGAGGATTTCTTCTCGCCCGACTCGCTGAAGATGGTGGACAACTCCAAGGCCGACGCGGTCGCCGATAACCAGGAGGACAACACGATCATGTTCGACCAGTCTTTTGGTGCTCAGGAGGACGCTCAGGTGCCCAGCCAGTCAGACAACGGCGGGGGGAACATTTCCCAGATGTCCATGGCGTCCCAGGCCACGCAGGTGGAAACCAGCTTTgaccaggaggctgctgctgagaagaGCAACTTCCCGTGTGAAAATCCGGAGGTCAGCCTGAACGAGAAGGAGCACATGAGGGTGGTGGTGAAGTCTGAGCCCCTGAGCTCCCCGGAGCCTCAGGATGAGGTGAGCGATGTCACCTCCCAGGCGGAGGGCAGCGAGTCCGTGGAGGTGGAAGGAGGGGTGGTGAGTGCGGAGAAGATAGAGCTGAGTCCCGAGAGCAGCGACCGCAGCTTCTCGGACCCCCAGTCCAGCACCGACAGGGTGGGAGACATCCACATCATGGAGGTGTCCAACAACCTGGAACACAAGTCttctttcagcatttcaaattttttgACTAAAAGCAGAGGAGGTGGCTTTGGCGCCAGCCAAAACAACGACGACAACATTCCCAACACGACCAGTGACTGCAGGATGGACAGCGACGCCCCTTACCTGATGAGCCCGGAGTCGGGGCCCGCCGGTGGCCACTCCTCTGCCGCCGTCTCGCACGTGGAGAACCCGTTCAGCGAGCCCACGGACTCCCACTTTGTGAGGCCCATGCAGGATGTGATGGGCCTGCCGTGCGTGCAGACCTCCGGCTACCGAGCGGCGGAGCAGTTTGGCATGGATTTCCCGCGCTCAGGCCTGGGCTTGCACTCGCTGTCCCGGGCCATGATGGGCTCCGTGAGAGGCGGAGCCGGCGGCTTTCCTGGCTACCGCCGCATTGCCCCCAAAATGCCCGTGGTGACCTCTGTGCGGGGCTcgcagctgcaggagagctcgCCGGGCTCGCAGCTGATGCTGAACGGGAGCGCGTCCTTCGAGAGCGGGCACCTGTCGCAGCCGGGCCCGCCGCAGCTGACGCGCGCCTCGGCCGACGTGCTGTCCAAGTGCAAGAAGGCCCTGTCGGAGCACAACGTGCTGGTGGTGGAGGGCGCGCGCAAGTACGCCTGCAAGATCTGCTGCAAGACCTTCCTGACGCTCACGGACTGCAAGAAGCACATCCGCGTGCACACGGGGGAGAAGCCCTACGCCTGCCTCAAGTGCGGCAAGCGCTTCAGCCAGTCCAGCCACCTCTACAAACACTCTAAGACCACCTGCCTCAGGTGGCAGAGCAGCAACCTGCCCAGCAGTTTGCTGTGA